The window GCGAACAGGTACTCGTCGATGTCACCGGGCAGCGGCGCGGTGGCGGCGTAGGTGACGGCCGGCGGGCAGCCGAAGGCGATCGCGACCGGCAGCCGCTCGCCGCGCTTCGCGGCCACCGCGTAGTGGTTGCGGCTGTCCTTGTGGATCTGCCAGTGCATGCCGATGGTCCGCCGGTCGTGCCGCTGGAGCCGGTAGAGGCCCAGGTTGCGCACGCCGCTGTCCGGGTCCTTGGTGTGGGTCAGGCCCAGGTTGAAGAAGGAGCCGCCGTCCAGCGGCCAGGTGAACAGGGCCGGCAGGGCGTCCAGGTCGACGTCGTCGCCGGTGAGCACGACCTCCTGGACCGGGGCGTCCTTGACGTTCTTCGGCGGCACGTGGGCCATCGAGGCGAGCTTGCCGAAGGCGTCCCGGAAGCCGGTGAAGCCCTGCGGCAGCTCCGGCTTGAGCAGCCCCGCGATCTTCTCGGCGATGTCCTCGGGCCCCTTGAGGCCGAGCGACTTGGCGAGCCGGGCCTCGGTGCCGAAGACGTTCATCGCCAGTGGCATCGACGAGCCCTTGACGTTCTCGAACAGCAGGGCCGGGCCCTTGGCCTTCTGCACCCGGTCGACGATCTCGCCGATCTCCAGATGGGGGTCCACCTCGGCCTTGATGCGCTTGAGATCGCCCTCGCGGTCGAGGGCCCGCAGAAACGAGCGGAGATCGTCGTATGCCATGCCAGCCAGTATCCGCCACCCGATAGCCTGGCTCGGTCAAGGGCCCCCGTGAAGCCGTCCACCGCTTCCGGGCCGCCCGCCGCAAACCGCCGTCGCCGGGGGAGATCGCCGCCGTGCTGAGGATCCTGACCTTCGTACTCCCGCTCGCCCTCTGGGTGTGGGCGTTCATCGACTGCCTGACCACGCCCGAGGACGAGGTGAAGCACCTGCCCAAGGTGGTCTGGGTGATCATCGTGCTGCTCTTCCCGCTGGTCGGCTCGATCGCCTGGCTGGTGGCCGGCAAGCGGCGCGGCGCGGCGGTGACCGGCGGCCCCGGCGGCTCCCCGGAGTACGAGCGCCCGCGCGGCGGCCGGCCGCTCGCGCCGGACGACGACCCCGAGTTCCTCGCCTCGTTGAAGAAGGACGACAAGAAGCACGAGGACATGCTCAAGCAGTGGGAGGCCGATCTGCGCCGCCGCGAGGAGGAGCTGCGCGGCAAGGACGAGCCGGAGGACGGCCGGAAGAGCTGACCCGGCTACCCCGGACAGCCCAGCCGGACCGGTTCCGGGTGGGCTGCGGTGTTTTTGGCGCATCCCTACGAGTGGCGGACGCGCCGACCCGCTGCGCCGCGCCCGCCGCGACCGCCCGGCGGCCGTCGGCGGCCCCCTGCGGAGCGCCCCGCCCGGCCCCTTGGCGCACGCCCCTGACCTGCACGTTCCCTCATGTTCAGATCATCTTCCGGAAGCCGTGACGACGGCTTCGGGTAATCGAACGGACACCTACCGTACGCAGTCCCACCGACCGGTTTCTGTGCAGCCCTGACATCTAAACGGACCCGACCTTGTACGGAATCGACGCCGAAACCAGCGTGCGGCCCCTCGTACAGTCATAAGTGAAGAAAGTGATTCGCAGCCGGGG of the Kitasatospora sp. NBC_01246 genome contains:
- a CDS encoding PLD nuclease N-terminal domain-containing protein, with product MLRILTFVLPLALWVWAFIDCLTTPEDEVKHLPKVVWVIIVLLFPLVGSIAWLVAGKRRGAAVTGGPGGSPEYERPRGGRPLAPDDDPEFLASLKKDDKKHEDMLKQWEADLRRREEELRGKDEPEDGRKS